From the genome of Lotus japonicus ecotype B-129 chromosome 6, LjGifu_v1.2, one region includes:
- the LOC130722145 gene encoding mannose-1-phosphate guanylyltransferase 1-like: MKALILVGGFGTRLRPLTLSVPKPLVDFANKPMILHQIEALKNIGVDEVVLAINYQPEVMLNFLKDFEVKLGIKITCSQETEPLGTAGPLALARDKLIDESGEPFFVLNSDVISEYPLKEMIEFHKAHGGEATIMVTKVDEPSKYGVVVMEETTGQVEKFVEKPKLFVGNKINAGIYLLNPSVLDRIELRPTSIEKEVFPSIAADKKLYAMVLPGFWMDIGQPRDYITGLRLYLDSLRKKSPSMLASGTHILGNVIVHETAKIGEGCLIGPDVAIGPGCIVEPGVRLSRCTVMRGVRIKQHACISSSIIGWHSTVGQWARVENMTILGEDVHVCDEVYSNGGVVLPHKEIKSSILKPEIVM, from the exons ATGAAGGCTCTAATTCTTGTTGGAGGGTTTGGAACAAGGTTGAGGCCATTGACACTAAGTGTTCCTAAGCCTCTTGTTGATTTTGCTAACAAACCCATGATTCTGCATCAG ATAGAGGCTCTTAAGAACATTGGAGTTGATGAAGTGGTACTAGCTATCAATTACCAACCAGAG GTGATGTTGAATTTCTTGAAGGATTTTGAGGTAAAGCTCGGCATCAAAATCACTTGTTCTCAAGAAACTGAACCGCTGGGGACTGCAGGACCCTTGGCTCTTGCCAGGGATAAGCTGATAGATGAATCTGGTGAGCCATTTTTTGTTCTCAACAGTGATGTTATCAGTGAGTACCCACTAAAAGAAATGATTGAATTCCACAAAGCTCATGGAGGCGAGGCTACCATAATGGTGACAAAG GTCGACGAGCCTTCAAAATATGGCGTCGTTGTGATGGAGGAGACTACCGGGCAGGTTGAGAAATTTGTAGAGAAACCAAAGTTGTTTGTTGGTAACAAGATCAATGCTGGAATCTACTTATTGAACCCCTCAGTTTTGGATCGAATTGAGTTGAGGCCCACTTCTATTGAGAAAGAGGTGTTTCCAAGTATCGCTGCTGATAAAAAGCTGTATGCAATGGTCCTACCAGGATTCTGGATGGACATTGGACAACCAAGGGACTACATTACTGGCCTGAGACTCTACCTGGACTCACTGAGGAAAAAGTCTCCTTCTATGTTGGCCAGTGGCACTCACATTTTGGGGAATGTCATTGTGCATGAGACTGCCAAAATCGGTGAGGGATGTCTCATTGGACCTGATGTTGCAATTGGTCCTGGCTGTATTGTCGAGCCGGGCGTCAGGCTTTCCCGCTGCACTGTGATGCGCGGAGTTCGGATTAAGCAGCACGCTTGCATATCCAGCAGTATCATCGGGTGGCATTCCACTGTTGGGCAATGGGCTCGCGTGGAGAACATGACTATCCTTGGAGAAGATGTCCATGTGTGTGATGAAGTTTACAGCAATGGGGGTGTTGTTCTGCCCCACAAGGAGATCAAGTCAAGCATTCTGAAGCCAGAGATAGTGATGTGA